The proteins below are encoded in one region of Thermococcus peptonophilus:
- a CDS encoding BtpA/SgcQ family protein yields MDFERNPLIGMVHLKPLPGSYLYDGDFDSVIARALRDAKTLEKAGFDAIMVENFGDVPFPKYADKTTVASLAVVAKAIRDEVSLPLGINVLRNDGIAAYSIAYAVKADFIRVNVLSGVVYTDQGIIEGIAHELAMLRNRLPSKIKVFADVHVKHAVHFGDFEDALLDTVERGLADAVVVSGKATGRPVDVEKLALAKEISPVPVIVGSGTSYDNLPELWPYADGFIVGTWIKRGGKVENEVSMERARKLVELANNLRRNLP; encoded by the coding sequence ATGGACTTCGAGAGAAATCCCCTCATCGGGATGGTTCACCTCAAACCCCTTCCGGGTTCCTACCTCTACGATGGGGACTTCGATTCAGTCATTGCGCGTGCTCTAAGGGACGCTAAAACGCTTGAAAAAGCGGGCTTCGACGCGATCATGGTGGAGAACTTTGGGGACGTTCCCTTCCCGAAGTACGCCGACAAGACTACAGTCGCTTCCCTTGCGGTTGTCGCAAAGGCGATACGGGATGAAGTCTCCCTCCCGCTCGGAATAAACGTCCTCCGCAACGACGGGATAGCCGCCTACTCAATAGCCTACGCCGTGAAGGCCGATTTCATCAGAGTGAACGTGCTGAGCGGCGTCGTCTATACTGATCAGGGAATTATAGAGGGCATCGCCCACGAACTGGCGATGCTGAGGAATAGGCTTCCCTCAAAGATAAAGGTCTTCGCTGATGTGCACGTCAAGCATGCAGTTCACTTTGGGGACTTTGAGGATGCCCTCCTCGACACCGTGGAGAGGGGCTTAGCGGATGCAGTTGTAGTCAGCGGGAAGGCAACCGGAAGGCCCGTTGATGTGGAAAAACTCGCGCTCGCTAAGGAGATCTCTCCAGTTCCGGTCATAGTCGGTTCTGGAACGAGCTACGACAACCTTCCGGAGCTTTGGCCTTACGCCGACGGCTTCATAGTAGGCACATGGATAAAGCGCGGTGGGAAGGTGGAGAACGAGGTATCAATGGAAAGGGCAAGGAAGCTGGTTGAACTTGCGAATAACCTTAGGAGAAATTTGCCGTAA
- a CDS encoding PH domain-containing protein: MGIKENPKLPKSVVRHLEPDERVLFAIKKKVSLEKPKWLLVTDRRIIYLDEKVLGRYDLKAIPYQKLEQVLVKLGIMSSEFIIQGEEEVTLKLGWMNKEEARKAINAIKDALNAIAVEPVSIDVKKGLTSETWVLKKPREFVTRTMPAYQPAQAPIQEVKEDPLEKLKKLKELYDMGVISQEEYEEKRKKLLEEI; the protein is encoded by the coding sequence ATGGGGATCAAAGAGAACCCCAAACTGCCGAAGTCCGTGGTGAGACACTTGGAACCAGACGAGAGAGTCCTATTTGCGATAAAGAAAAAGGTAAGCCTCGAAAAGCCGAAGTGGCTCCTCGTTACCGACAGGAGGATAATCTACCTCGACGAGAAAGTCCTCGGGAGGTACGATCTCAAGGCCATTCCCTACCAGAAGCTCGAGCAGGTTCTCGTCAAGCTCGGTATAATGAGCTCAGAGTTCATCATACAGGGCGAAGAAGAGGTAACGCTCAAGCTTGGCTGGATGAACAAGGAAGAAGCGAGAAAGGCAATAAACGCCATAAAGGACGCCCTTAACGCCATCGCGGTTGAGCCAGTATCTATAGACGTCAAAAAGGGGTTAACCAGCGAGACCTGGGTGCTGAAGAAACCTAGGGAGTTCGTAACGAGGACGATGCCGGCTTACCAACCAGCCCAAGCCCCAATTCAGGAAGTGAAAGAAGACCCGCTTGAAAAACTCAAGAAGTTGAAGGAGCTCTACGACATGGGCGTGATAAGCCAGGAGGAATACGAAGAAAAGAGAAAGAAATT